In the Acidovorax sp. A79 genome, one interval contains:
- a CDS encoding TetR/AcrR family transcriptional regulator, translating into MNHRVSPKAGVRRTHAERSAATRQHLIATAIDVIQNRSLEEMSIHELAKSAGMTSGAVQHHFTSKAVLMMNVLSELIESSVLSGALWPDSTLAPRERATLFVQAVWGLVYAQPRFIVAWNIYLGCRNQPEVLGHIAELRQSVQARMRDGFFKAFPELAHEADRDGLLGLVLSSLRGLGMLQLFAPARQDTPDAAQQAQLACLADLIATRCEAAAASAAPAKARAPRR; encoded by the coding sequence ATGAACCACCGTGTTTCCCCCAAGGCGGGGGTGCGCCGCACGCATGCCGAGCGCAGCGCCGCCACCCGCCAGCACCTGATCGCCACGGCCATCGATGTGATCCAGAACCGCAGCCTGGAGGAGATGTCCATCCATGAGCTGGCCAAGTCGGCGGGCATGACGTCGGGGGCGGTGCAGCACCACTTCACGTCCAAGGCGGTGCTGATGATGAACGTGCTCAGCGAGCTGATCGAGTCCAGCGTGCTGTCGGGCGCACTCTGGCCCGACAGCACGCTGGCGCCCCGCGAGAGGGCGACCCTTTTCGTGCAGGCCGTCTGGGGCCTGGTCTATGCGCAGCCGCGCTTCATCGTGGCCTGGAACATCTATCTGGGCTGCCGCAACCAGCCGGAAGTGCTGGGCCACATTGCCGAGCTGCGCCAGAGCGTGCAGGCGCGCATGCGCGACGGGTTCTTCAAGGCATTTCCCGAACTGGCCCACGAGGCCGACCGCGATGGCCTGCTGGGCCTGGTGCTGTCCTCGCTGCGCGGGCTGGGGATGCTGCAGCTTTTTGCACCTGCGCGGCAGGACACGCCGGATGCTGCGCAACAAGCCCAGCTGGCCTGCCTGGCCGACCTGATCGCCACCCGCTGTGAAGCCGCAGCCGCCAGTGCCGCGCCCGCCAAGGCGCGAGCGCCTCGCCGCTAG
- a CDS encoding GntR family transcriptional regulator produces MTTATEISNRIIEAVMAQKLAPGSRLGEQQLAMLFDCSRTIVREALTRLSTRGIVTVSARRGWYVIEPSEDEAREAFEARRVIELGLLHQLKAVDKAAVRQLRSHLQREKAALAGSDVGARSFLLGDFHVCLAECLGNSLLADTLRDFTARTTLIAMLYQSSHDAAQSCADHVRIVEALEAGDIAQAEALMSEHIGSVQSALRLQASTDPLAGLRDALAPVRKTTAAAADTTAQPRQRKPRAASKSSTPKASDQDAAPADASTYLGALL; encoded by the coding sequence ATGACCACCGCCACCGAGATCAGCAACCGCATCATCGAAGCCGTGATGGCGCAAAAGCTCGCCCCGGGCTCGCGCCTGGGCGAGCAGCAGCTGGCCATGCTGTTCGACTGCAGCCGCACCATCGTGCGCGAGGCGCTCACGCGGCTGTCCACGCGCGGCATCGTCACCGTGAGCGCGCGGCGTGGCTGGTATGTGATCGAACCCTCGGAAGACGAGGCGCGCGAGGCCTTCGAAGCGCGCCGCGTGATCGAACTGGGCCTGCTGCACCAGCTCAAGGCGGTGGACAAGGCGGCCGTGCGCCAGCTCAGGAGCCACCTGCAGCGCGAGAAGGCGGCGCTGGCGGGCAGCGACGTGGGCGCGCGCAGCTTCCTGCTGGGCGACTTCCATGTGTGCCTGGCCGAATGCCTGGGCAATTCACTGCTGGCCGACACGCTGCGCGACTTCACGGCGCGCACCACGCTGATCGCCATGCTCTACCAGTCGTCGCACGATGCCGCGCAGTCGTGCGCCGACCACGTGCGCATCGTCGAGGCGCTGGAGGCGGGCGACATCGCCCAGGCCGAGGCGCTCATGTCCGAGCACATCGGCTCGGTGCAATCCGCGCTGCGCCTGCAGGCCAGCACCGACCCGCTGGCCGGGCTGCGCGATGCGCTGGCCCCGGTGCGCAAGACCACTGCCGCCGCAGCGGACACCACCGCGCAGCCCCGGCAACGCAAGCCCCGCGCTGCGTCCAAGAGTTCTACCCCGAAAGCGTCCGACCAGGACGCAGCACCCGCCGACGCATCCACCTACCTAGGAGCCCTGCTATGA
- a CDS encoding amino acid ABC transporter ATP-binding protein codes for MATAVDTTPAPAHDGIVVGAPPIVDITALRKSYGTNEVLKGIDLKVQKGEVIAIIGKSGSGKSTLLRCVNGLEVFQEGALSVNGKKLMHDSPTAMRELRQQVGMIFQNFNLFPHLSVGRNIMLAPTLVKSRDAATAAAQARKLLERVGLAEKFDAMPDQLSGGQQQRVAIARALAMEPQVLLCDEITSALDPELVGEVLRVVESLALEGMTLMMVTHEMAFARKVSDRVIFMHQGRVHETGTPAELFGHPRTPELQQFLSSLHD; via the coding sequence ATGGCAACCGCAGTTGATACAACCCCGGCTCCCGCCCACGACGGCATCGTGGTGGGCGCGCCGCCCATCGTGGACATCACGGCCCTGCGCAAGTCCTACGGCACGAACGAGGTGCTCAAGGGCATCGACCTCAAGGTGCAAAAGGGCGAGGTGATCGCCATCATCGGCAAGAGCGGCTCGGGCAAGAGCACGCTGCTGCGCTGCGTGAACGGGCTGGAGGTCTTTCAGGAGGGTGCCCTCAGCGTCAACGGCAAGAAGCTCATGCACGACAGCCCCACGGCCATGCGTGAGCTGCGCCAGCAGGTGGGCATGATTTTTCAGAACTTCAACCTGTTCCCGCACCTTTCGGTGGGCCGCAACATCATGCTGGCCCCCACGCTGGTGAAGTCGCGCGACGCCGCCACGGCGGCCGCGCAGGCGCGCAAGCTCCTCGAGCGCGTGGGCCTGGCAGAAAAATTCGACGCCATGCCCGACCAGCTCTCGGGCGGGCAGCAGCAGCGCGTGGCCATTGCCCGCGCCCTGGCCATGGAGCCACAGGTGCTGCTGTGCGACGAGATCACCTCGGCGCTCGACCCTGAATTGGTGGGTGAGGTGTTGCGCGTGGTGGAGTCGCTCGCGCTGGAAGGCATGACACTGATGATGGTCACGCACGAGATGGCATTCGCGCGCAAGGTCAGCGACCGCGTGATCTTCATGCACCAGGGCCGTGTGCACGAGACGGGCACGCCCGCCGAGCTGTTCGGCCACCCGCGCACGCCTGAACTGCAGCAATTCCTGTCCTCGCTGCACGACTGA
- a CDS encoding amino acid ABC transporter permease codes for MLIALDFSAVLSSWPLLVRGVVWTIGLTVVGTVLGLLLGTACAWARARNLGPRALPLRWAVAAYVELVRNTPFIVQLFFLFFGLPALGFKLSPEVASVLAMVINLGAYSAEIIRAGIEATPRGQIEAAQSLALTPGQTFRRVVLPPALLKVWPAMVSQIIIVMLGSAVCGQISTPELSYAANLISSNTFRAFEAFILATAVYLALSMLTRRLLIWVGARFLVGR; via the coding sequence ATGCTGATTGCGCTGGATTTCTCTGCCGTGCTGTCCTCCTGGCCGCTGCTGGTGCGCGGTGTGGTCTGGACCATCGGGCTCACGGTGGTGGGTACCGTGCTGGGCCTGTTGCTGGGCACGGCCTGTGCCTGGGCGCGCGCCCGCAACCTGGGGCCGCGTGCGCTGCCGCTGCGCTGGGCCGTGGCCGCCTATGTGGAGCTGGTGCGCAACACGCCCTTCATCGTGCAGCTGTTCTTCCTGTTCTTCGGCCTGCCGGCGCTCGGGTTCAAGCTCTCGCCCGAGGTGGCCTCCGTGCTGGCCATGGTGATCAACCTGGGCGCGTATTCGGCCGAGATCATCCGCGCCGGCATCGAGGCCACGCCGCGCGGGCAGATCGAAGCCGCGCAGAGCCTGGCCCTGACGCCCGGCCAGACCTTCCGCCGTGTGGTGCTGCCGCCGGCGCTGCTCAAGGTGTGGCCGGCCATGGTGAGCCAGATCATCATCGTGATGCTGGGCTCGGCCGTGTGCGGGCAGATCTCCACGCCGGAACTGAGCTACGCGGCCAACCTGATCTCCAGCAACACCTTCCGCGCGTTCGAGGCGTTCATCCTGGCGACGGCCGTGTACCTGGCGCTGTCGATGCTGACCCGCCGCCTGCTCATCTGGGTGGGTGCCCGATTCTTGGTGGGGAGATAA
- a CDS encoding EF-hand domain-containing protein, with product MKALQRRTYSFDTRSVMLFAALSLGGVGALQAQSTSTSPQPAPASKAAAPGDPKYSYGPGTGNPSMAATNAFNRADTDKDGKLSEKEATKLPAISQRFKELDADQSGSLSPAEFEKGLLS from the coding sequence ATGAAAGCACTGCAACGACGCACCTATTCGTTCGATACGCGCAGCGTGATGCTCTTCGCCGCCCTCTCCCTGGGTGGCGTGGGCGCATTGCAGGCACAGTCCACTTCCACTTCGCCCCAGCCTGCGCCGGCCAGCAAGGCCGCAGCCCCGGGAGACCCCAAATACTCCTACGGCCCTGGCACCGGAAACCCCTCCATGGCCGCCACCAACGCTTTCAATCGCGCCGACACCGACAAGGACGGCAAGCTGAGCGAGAAGGAAGCCACCAAGCTGCCGGCCATCAGCCAGCGCTTCAAGGAACTGGATGCCGACCAGAGCGGCTCCCTGTCTCCAGCCGAATTCGAGAAGGGCCTTCTTTCCTGA
- a CDS encoding Bug family tripartite tricarboxylate transporter substrate binding protein, with the protein MALSFPRAPRIPLLGALVLLAGTAVAQPGAYPAKPIQLIAQQPPGSGSDAMTRVWADCAARELGQAVVVQNKPGANGVLAINYLKGQPADGYSLLSIGMSQMTITPYVYKQPPYDPLRDFDGVAVLGTSPLVLAVPAGQGIASLADLQKLARATPGGVNFGSPGKGSPAHLLTSALIERLGVAGTHVPFVGEGAGLTALMGQQIHAMTLVIGTAAAQVKAGKLVPLALFGAQRSPLLPEVPTIAEALPPAADLARPAWIAVVAKAGTPPELLSKLNAVTEKCRGDAQYKSRLEAMNVTLTSSVPGDVRAWASRDAAVWRPLIDKLGLATE; encoded by the coding sequence ATGGCCCTTTCCTTCCCCCGCGCGCCCCGCATTCCGCTGCTGGGCGCCCTCGTGCTGCTGGCAGGCACCGCAGTGGCACAGCCAGGCGCGTACCCGGCCAAGCCCATCCAGCTCATTGCGCAGCAGCCGCCCGGCAGCGGCTCGGACGCGATGACCCGCGTGTGGGCCGACTGCGCCGCGCGTGAACTGGGCCAGGCGGTGGTGGTGCAGAACAAGCCGGGGGCCAACGGCGTGCTGGCAATCAACTACCTCAAGGGCCAGCCCGCCGACGGCTACAGCCTGCTGAGCATCGGCATGTCGCAGATGACGATCACGCCGTATGTGTACAAGCAGCCGCCGTACGACCCGCTGCGCGACTTCGATGGCGTGGCCGTGCTGGGCACGTCGCCGCTGGTGCTGGCCGTGCCTGCGGGGCAGGGCATCGCGAGCCTGGCCGATCTGCAAAAACTCGCGCGCGCCACGCCGGGTGGCGTCAACTTTGGGTCGCCGGGCAAGGGCAGCCCGGCGCACCTGCTGACTTCGGCGCTCATCGAGCGCCTGGGCGTGGCTGGCACCCATGTGCCCTTTGTGGGCGAAGGCGCGGGCCTCACCGCGCTGATGGGGCAGCAGATCCATGCGATGACCCTGGTCATCGGCACGGCCGCAGCCCAGGTCAAGGCGGGCAAGCTGGTGCCGCTGGCGCTGTTTGGCGCGCAGCGCTCGCCCCTGCTGCCGGAGGTGCCCACCATTGCCGAAGCGTTGCCCCCTGCTGCCGACCTGGCGCGGCCCGCGTGGATTGCGGTGGTGGCCAAGGCGGGCACGCCGCCCGAACTGCTGAGCAAGCTCAACGCCGTTACCGAAAAGTGCCGGGGCGATGCGCAGTACAAATCGCGGCTGGAGGCCATGAACGTCACGCTCACTTCCTCGGTGCCGGGCGACGTGCGCGCCTGGGCCTCGCGCGATGCGGCCGTGTGGCGGCCCTTGATCGACAAGCTGGGCCTGGCCACGGAATGA
- a CDS encoding amino acid ABC transporter permease gives MVEFSLWDILRNLLMAARWTVSLSLIAFIGGGLVGLLLLVLRLSKVRGTERLIGAYVQVFQGTPLLMQLFLAYFGIALFGIKTSPWTAAAVALTLYTSAYLTEIWRGCVASIPKGQWEAAQSLALNFGEQLRHVVLPQALRIAVPPTVGFLVQVIKGTALASVIGFVELTKAGSMISNATYQPFLVYACVALLYFVLCFPVSLVAQSLERKLHGNRS, from the coding sequence ATGGTGGAATTTTCTCTGTGGGACATCCTGCGCAACCTGCTGATGGCCGCGCGCTGGACCGTCAGTCTCTCGCTCATTGCCTTCATCGGCGGCGGGCTGGTGGGCCTGTTGCTGCTGGTGCTGCGCCTGTCCAAGGTGCGGGGTACCGAGCGCCTGATCGGTGCCTATGTGCAGGTGTTCCAGGGCACGCCGCTGCTCATGCAGCTGTTCCTGGCGTACTTCGGCATTGCGCTCTTTGGCATCAAGACCTCGCCGTGGACGGCCGCCGCCGTGGCACTCACGCTCTACACCAGCGCCTATCTCACGGAGATCTGGCGCGGCTGCGTGGCCTCCATCCCCAAGGGCCAGTGGGAGGCGGCGCAGAGCCTGGCCCTGAACTTTGGCGAGCAGCTGCGCCATGTGGTGCTGCCGCAGGCACTGCGCATTGCGGTGCCGCCCACCGTGGGTTTTCTGGTGCAGGTGATCAAGGGCACGGCGCTGGCATCGGTGATCGGCTTTGTCGAGCTGACCAAGGCCGGCAGCATGATCTCCAACGCCACCTACCAGCCCTTCCTGGTCTACGCCTGCGTGGCCCTGCTGTACTTTGTTTTGTGCTTCCCGGTGAGCCTGGTGGCGCAGTCCCTTGAAAGGAAACTCCATGGCAACCGCAGTTGA
- a CDS encoding FAD-binding oxidoreductase encodes MNAPTAAAHLLPEINLREVPQALIEALQTRFGARCSLAQAVREQHGRDEGSFQAPPPSAVVFAESTQDVADAVKLASQYEVPVIPYGAGSSLEGHLLAVQGGISIDVSRMNQVLSINAEDLTVTVQPGITRKQLNDAIKDTGLFFPIDPGADASIGGMSATRASGTNAVRYGTMRENVLALQVVTASGEVIHTGTRAKKSSAGYDLTRLMVGSEGTLGIMTEITVRLYPLPEAVSAAICSFPSIEAAVHTVIQTIQLGVPIARVELIDHHTVRMVNAHSKLTLREEPMLLMEFHGSPSSVKEQAETVQDIASEFGGNAFEWASTPEERTRLWTARHNAYFAAVQSRPGCRAISTDTCVPISRLADCLLDSVQEAEDSGIPYFLVGHVGDGNFHFGYLLDPNIPEERVTAEDLNHKLVARALSMGGTCTGEHGVGLHKMGFLLDETGAGAVDMMRAIKRALDPKNILNPGKIFAL; translated from the coding sequence ATGAACGCCCCCACCGCCGCCGCCCACCTTCTCCCCGAAATCAACCTGCGCGAAGTGCCCCAGGCCCTCATCGAAGCGCTGCAGACCCGCTTTGGTGCGCGGTGCTCGCTGGCCCAGGCCGTGCGCGAGCAGCATGGCCGGGACGAAGGTTCCTTCCAGGCGCCGCCACCTTCCGCTGTCGTGTTCGCCGAGAGCACGCAGGACGTGGCCGACGCCGTGAAGCTGGCCAGCCAGTACGAGGTGCCGGTGATTCCCTACGGCGCCGGCTCCTCGCTCGAAGGCCACCTGCTGGCCGTGCAGGGCGGCATCAGCATTGACGTGAGCCGCATGAACCAGGTGTTGAGCATCAATGCCGAAGACCTCACCGTGACCGTGCAGCCCGGCATCACGCGCAAGCAGCTCAACGATGCGATCAAGGACACGGGCCTGTTCTTCCCCATCGACCCCGGCGCCGATGCCAGCATTGGCGGCATGAGCGCCACGCGCGCCAGCGGCACCAACGCCGTGCGCTACGGCACCATGCGCGAGAACGTGCTGGCGCTGCAGGTGGTCACGGCCAGCGGCGAAGTCATCCACACCGGCACGCGCGCCAAGAAGAGCAGCGCGGGCTACGACCTCACGCGCCTGATGGTGGGCAGCGAGGGCACGCTGGGCATCATGACCGAGATCACCGTGCGCCTGTACCCGCTGCCCGAGGCCGTGAGCGCCGCGATCTGCTCGTTCCCGAGCATCGAGGCCGCCGTGCACACCGTGATCCAGACCATCCAGCTCGGCGTGCCGATCGCGCGCGTGGAACTCATCGACCACCACACGGTGCGCATGGTCAACGCGCACAGCAAGCTCACCCTGCGCGAAGAACCTATGCTGCTGATGGAGTTCCACGGTTCGCCATCGAGCGTGAAGGAGCAGGCCGAGACGGTGCAGGACATCGCCAGCGAGTTTGGCGGCAATGCCTTTGAATGGGCCAGCACGCCCGAGGAACGCACGCGCCTGTGGACCGCGCGGCACAACGCCTACTTCGCCGCCGTGCAAAGCCGCCCCGGCTGCCGCGCCATCAGCACCGACACCTGCGTGCCCATCAGCCGCCTGGCCGACTGCCTGCTCGACTCGGTGCAGGAAGCCGAGGACAGCGGCATCCCTTACTTCCTGGTGGGCCATGTGGGCGACGGCAACTTCCACTTTGGCTACCTGCTCGACCCCAACATCCCCGAAGAGCGCGTGACCGCGGAAGACCTGAACCACAAGCTGGTAGCCCGCGCGCTGAGCATGGGCGGCACCTGCACGGGCGAGCACGGCGTGG
- a CDS encoding transporter substrate-binding domain-containing protein, producing the protein MTAPRAFVSSTRRLTLGVLAATGLWAALMAPAAHAQNALDNILKAKEIKIAIPTDYPPYGFVGTDLKPQGLDVEMANYIATKLGVKVELIPVTSANRIPYLQTQKADLVISTLGKNPEREKVIDFTAAYAPFFQAVFASKSLNIKSFADLTGKSVAVTRGAMEDQELAKVAPAGVDVKRFEDHAASISAFVSGQTQAIATSASTAGTIMVKNPNLQTEYKLLLKDSPNFIGVAKGEDKLRLRVNEIIAEAKKSGDIDKLSSKWLGRPAGELPL; encoded by the coding sequence ATGACCGCCCCCCGTGCCTTTGTTTCCTCGACCCGCCGCCTGACACTGGGCGTGCTCGCCGCCACGGGCCTGTGGGCCGCGCTGATGGCCCCTGCCGCCCACGCGCAGAACGCGCTGGACAACATCCTCAAGGCCAAGGAAATCAAGATCGCCATCCCCACCGACTATCCGCCCTACGGCTTTGTCGGCACCGACCTCAAGCCCCAGGGCCTGGATGTCGAGATGGCCAACTACATCGCCACCAAGCTGGGCGTGAAGGTCGAGTTGATCCCCGTGACCAGCGCCAACCGCATCCCCTACCTGCAGACGCAGAAGGCCGACCTCGTCATCTCCACGCTGGGCAAGAACCCCGAGCGCGAGAAGGTCATCGACTTCACTGCGGCCTACGCGCCGTTCTTCCAGGCCGTGTTTGCCAGCAAGAGCCTGAACATCAAGAGTTTTGCCGACCTCACGGGCAAGTCGGTGGCCGTGACCCGTGGCGCCATGGAGGACCAGGAACTGGCCAAGGTCGCGCCCGCGGGCGTGGACGTGAAGCGTTTTGAAGACCACGCGGCCAGCATCTCGGCCTTCGTGTCGGGCCAGACGCAGGCCATTGCCACCAGCGCCTCCACGGCCGGCACCATCATGGTCAAGAACCCCAACCTGCAGACCGAATACAAGCTGCTGCTCAAGGACAGCCCCAACTTCATCGGCGTGGCCAAGGGCGAGGACAAGCTGCGCCTGCGCGTGAACGAGATCATCGCCGAGGCGAAGAAGTCGGGCGACATCGACAAGCTCTCCAGCAAGTGGCTGGGCCGTCCCGCCGGCGAACTGCCCCTGTGA
- a CDS encoding carboxylesterase/lipase family protein has product MTVGTAAPQVTLPHGGQLRGLWDHGVRVFRGVPYAQAPRGALRFAAPAPALPWSGLRDATTFAPMAPQLARTAKADAPMLGGQDCLAVNVWAPPAAPGAGLPVLVWVHGGGFFRGSASEPLYDGASFARQGLVFVSLQYRLGMDGFMHFEGEDDGAPANRGLLDQIAALQWVQDHVQAWGGDPTQVTVFGQSAGAGALACLLGMPASRGLFQRVILQSPSVACQTLDEAAAVRRAVAALVGVAPSRTTLASAPIGSVLHAVHRLAADPSLRVRHGIGGRNFFPLRPVVDGRVLAAPPLQAMRQQWRARPPDLQVLVGSNVDEMRLYHVPGGAIDRVSEAKVLAFAQDVGLPTEAVRACRALLPAAQQTPGELLSALQSDFYYRVPAQRIAALASEWAQSAHRYEFAWASPQWRGRLGAAHAVELPFVFGNLHTAQGQEFTGAAPPAALAQAMHQSWASFARRGDPGWARHEGTMPWLQHFNSASRCEIHSEPTRFNLWRGIL; this is encoded by the coding sequence ATGACAGTGGGCACAGCTGCACCCCAGGTCACGCTGCCCCACGGCGGCCAGCTGCGGGGTCTGTGGGACCACGGCGTGCGTGTGTTCCGTGGCGTGCCGTACGCCCAGGCACCACGTGGCGCGCTGCGCTTTGCGGCACCGGCGCCTGCGTTGCCGTGGTCCGGCCTGCGCGACGCCACCACCTTCGCGCCCATGGCGCCGCAACTGGCCCGCACGGCAAAAGCCGATGCACCCATGCTGGGTGGCCAGGACTGCCTGGCCGTGAATGTGTGGGCACCGCCCGCAGCGCCGGGTGCGGGCCTGCCGGTGTTGGTGTGGGTGCATGGTGGCGGCTTCTTTCGCGGCTCGGCGAGCGAACCGCTGTACGACGGCGCTTCGTTCGCCCGGCAGGGGCTGGTTTTTGTGTCGCTGCAGTACCGGCTGGGCATGGACGGGTTCATGCACTTCGAGGGTGAGGACGACGGTGCACCCGCCAACCGGGGTTTGCTGGACCAGATCGCTGCGCTGCAGTGGGTGCAGGACCATGTCCAGGCCTGGGGTGGCGACCCGACGCAGGTCACGGTGTTTGGCCAGTCGGCGGGCGCGGGTGCGCTGGCGTGCCTGCTGGGCATGCCAGCGTCGCGCGGCTTGTTCCAGAGGGTCATCCTGCAAAGCCCGAGCGTGGCCTGCCAAACGCTGGACGAAGCCGCCGCCGTGCGCCGCGCAGTGGCTGCGTTGGTGGGCGTGGCGCCGAGCCGCACCACGCTGGCCTCGGCACCCATCGGTTCGGTGCTTCATGCCGTCCACAGGCTGGCAGCAGATCCATCGCTTCGAGTTCGGCATGGCATCGGGGGCCGCAACTTCTTTCCGCTGCGGCCCGTGGTGGATGGGCGGGTGCTGGCTGCGCCGCCGCTGCAGGCGATGCGCCAGCAATGGAGGGCCCGGCCACCGGACCTGCAGGTGCTGGTGGGCAGCAATGTGGACGAGATGCGCCTGTACCACGTGCCGGGCGGCGCCATCGACCGCGTGAGCGAGGCGAAGGTGCTGGCGTTTGCGCAGGATGTGGGTTTGCCCACGGAGGCGGTTCGCGCCTGCCGGGCGCTGTTGCCGGCTGCCCAGCAGACACCGGGCGAGCTGCTGTCAGCCTTGCAGTCCGATTTCTACTACCGCGTGCCCGCACAGCGCATCGCGGCGCTGGCCAGCGAATGGGCCCAAAGCGCCCACCGCTATGAGTTTGCCTGGGCATCCCCCCAGTGGCGGGGGCGGCTGGGCGCGGCGCACGCGGTGGAGCTGCCGTTTGTCTTTGGCAACCTTCACACTGCCCAGGGGCAAGAGTTCACGGGGGCCGCGCCGCCTGCCGCTCTGGCGCAGGCCATGCACCAAAGCTGGGCGAGTTTTGCGCGCCGGGGCGACCCCGGCTGGGCGCGCCATGAGGGCACCATGCCCTGGCTGCAGCATTTCAACAGCGCATCGCGCTGCGAAATCCATAGCGAACCCACCAGATTCAATCTGTGGCGAGGCATTCTTTGA